The following are encoded together in the Mesoterricola sediminis genome:
- a CDS encoding diiron oxygenase: protein MPETLNQMKSNSYVSMIPRWEKQASVRSRPRRVLSEESSPGWIFPPARQPILSHPGLTDISDEAKNFILAQSLFKYMNDIARIETEIINNIALRIFRKTYAVDFGEAMALDALSVVIDESYHAYVAMDFMRQVKELTGIEALPLPSETALSAAIKEIGSSLPNGEVANFELIAVTLAEHALTNDLIAVAKARDVCRTFYNIMHDHVMDEGRHSLLFESILKLFWGRLEEDQKCLIGALLPKLINRYLAPWLQMEFDRSVLESLGHEGMAIDRILQDTHCNWTEGRIDKTNIIARQMIDLLRRTEVMLHPVVRKAFADYGII from the coding sequence ATGCCAGAAACACTCAATCAAATGAAATCCAACTCCTACGTCTCAATGATCCCCAGATGGGAGAAGCAGGCTTCGGTGCGATCGCGGCCACGACGAGTTTTATCCGAGGAATCCAGCCCCGGATGGATCTTCCCACCAGCCAGACAACCAATTCTTTCCCATCCGGGCCTGACGGATATCAGCGACGAAGCGAAGAACTTTATTTTAGCACAGTCCCTGTTTAAATACATGAATGACATAGCAAGAATTGAAACAGAGATAATTAATAATATTGCCTTGAGAATCTTTAGGAAAACGTATGCTGTCGATTTCGGGGAGGCCATGGCTCTGGACGCGTTGTCCGTGGTCATCGATGAAAGCTACCATGCGTACGTTGCCATGGACTTCATGCGGCAGGTAAAGGAACTGACCGGAATAGAGGCCCTGCCGCTTCCCTCCGAGACTGCGTTATCTGCGGCGATCAAGGAGATTGGCTCCTCGCTGCCCAATGGCGAGGTGGCAAATTTCGAACTTATCGCCGTCACCCTAGCCGAGCACGCGCTCACCAACGATCTCATCGCGGTTGCCAAGGCCAGGGATGTCTGCCGGACTTTCTACAACATCATGCATGACCATGTGATGGACGAAGGACGCCATTCCCTGCTTTTCGAATCGATCCTTAAGCTTTTCTGGGGAAGGCTGGAGGAAGACCAGAAATGCCTCATCGGCGCCCTGTTGCCGAAACTGATCAATCGATACCTGGCGCCTTGGCTGCAGATGGAATTCGACCGGTCCGTGCTGGAGAGCCTCGGGCATGAAGGGATGGCAATCGATCGCATCCTGCAGGATACGCATTGCAACTGGACTGAAGGGCGAATCGACAAAACGAATATCATCGCGCGGCAGATGATCGACCTTCTGCGGAGGACCGAGGTGATGTTGCACCCGGTGGTCCGGAAGGCATTTGCTGATTACGGAATCATCTAA
- a CDS encoding 4'-phosphopantetheinyl transferase family protein, whose product MNANLPSMGASLLPWITKTRMANLSVAPDRGTKVAIWRVDLREADKFQCPVANGLDPLERSRAARIVDPVDARRWQWAHWAMRRILAYHLNLAPGDIGYRLEGGKPHLRGGPGIPPELDFSLTHSGDWAWLALASKCSIGLDLEQVRGTRDWRPLVDLVCSPAEAGHLVELPEEMRSCFFHRTWVRKEALLKADGVGLCVPCGLQVITTLRDVACLPDPRGGTRTWRLLNLDAPPGYVASLACSGPCTDLQWFDFVDRPSCQRRSSIPGKVLEA is encoded by the coding sequence ATGAACGCAAACCTCCCAAGCATGGGAGCGTCACTCCTTCCATGGATAACAAAGACTCGAATGGCCAATTTATCTGTCGCGCCCGACAGGGGCACCAAGGTTGCGATCTGGCGGGTGGACCTCCGGGAAGCGGACAAATTCCAGTGTCCCGTCGCGAATGGACTTGATCCGCTCGAACGATCCCGTGCGGCCAGAATAGTGGATCCGGTGGATGCGCGGCGCTGGCAGTGGGCGCATTGGGCCATGCGGAGGATCCTTGCCTACCATCTGAACCTAGCGCCGGGGGACATAGGGTACCGGCTGGAAGGGGGCAAGCCCCACCTGCGCGGGGGGCCGGGGATTCCTCCCGAACTGGATTTCAGCCTCACACATAGTGGCGATTGGGCCTGGCTCGCCCTTGCCAGCAAGTGCTCCATCGGCCTCGACCTTGAGCAAGTCAGGGGAACCCGGGATTGGCGACCCCTTGTTGATCTAGTCTGCTCTCCTGCTGAGGCAGGCCATCTGGTGGAACTTCCGGAAGAAATGCGCTCCTGTTTCTTCCACAGGACCTGGGTCCGAAAGGAGGCTTTGCTGAAGGCCGACGGGGTGGGCCTGTGCGTCCCATGCGGTCTCCAGGTGATCACGACGCTCCGGGACGTTGCCTGCCTGCCGGACCCCCGAGGCGGGACCCGCACATGGCGTCTGCTGAACCTGGATGCTCCTCCAGGGTACGTTGCCTCATTGGCCTGTTCCGGACCATGCACGGACCTGCAGTGGTTCGACTTCGTTGACAGACCCTCTTGCCAGCGCAGGTCCTCAATACCAGGAAAGGTTCTCGAGGCCTGA
- a CDS encoding cupin domain-containing protein → MKVAKLHGQLLWHSHADEDELFYVLEGHLKIELESGVVQVAPGELFIVPKGVRHNPIAEDPCLVMLLERKSTKHTGDALDARTRSIQEQLRPL, encoded by the coding sequence GTGAAGGTCGCGAAACTGCATGGCCAGCTCCTGTGGCACAGCCACGCCGACGAGGACGAGCTCTTCTACGTCCTCGAGGGGCACTTGAAGATCGAACTGGAATCCGGCGTCGTCCAGGTCGCCCCCGGGGAGCTCTTCATCGTGCCCAAAGGCGTGCGGCACAACCCCATCGCCGAGGACCCCTGCCTGGTCATGCTGCTGGAGCGGAAGAGCACGAAGCACACGGGGGATGCCCTGGACGCCCGGACCCGGTCCATCCAGGAACAGCTTCGCCCCCTCTGA
- the mscL gene encoding large conductance mechanosensitive channel protein MscL: protein MSLVQEFKAFVAKGNVVDLAIAVVVGGAFGEIVKAFVNGIVMPLVSYVMPANMVWEQWTLGKLRIGLVLGATLNFLIIAGVVFLVLVKALAIIMRKKEEAPAPDAPPTKTCPECLETIPAAATRCKFCTSKLEG, encoded by the coding sequence ATGTCCCTTGTCCAGGAGTTCAAGGCCTTCGTCGCGAAGGGAAACGTGGTCGACCTCGCCATCGCCGTGGTCGTGGGCGGCGCTTTCGGGGAGATCGTCAAGGCGTTCGTCAATGGCATCGTCATGCCCCTCGTGAGCTACGTCATGCCGGCGAACATGGTGTGGGAGCAGTGGACGCTGGGCAAGCTCCGCATCGGCCTGGTGCTGGGCGCCACGCTGAACTTCCTGATCATCGCGGGCGTCGTCTTCCTGGTGCTGGTCAAGGCCCTCGCCATCATCATGAGGAAGAAGGAGGAGGCACCCGCCCCGGACGCCCCGCCCACCAAGACCTGTCCCGAGTGTCTGGAGACCATCCCCGCCGCCGCCACCCGCTGCAAGTTCTGCACGAGCAAACTGGAAGGGTGA
- a CDS encoding NUDIX hydrolase, with translation MTLHPRLDHHQQPVRIARPHTPTPPGTWPDPAALATVIPDGPLPEQLNGVPFSPWSGAPAGNAGWQDLAEPCAFPEPPFEAKGMKAAAGAVVVEPDGRVWVVAPSNAFGGYQATFPKGKADGMGLRATALKEVFEEAGLQVELVAHLVDVPRSTSRTRYYLARRKGGTPAAMGWESQAVHLAPPSSLKGLLHHPNDAPILEALQKAHPLS, from the coding sequence ATGACCCTCCACCCCCGCCTCGATCACCACCAGCAGCCTGTGAGGATCGCCAGGCCCCACACCCCCACGCCTCCCGGGACGTGGCCGGATCCCGCCGCGCTCGCCACGGTCATCCCCGACGGGCCCCTGCCGGAGCAGCTGAACGGCGTGCCCTTCTCGCCCTGGAGCGGGGCCCCGGCCGGGAACGCCGGCTGGCAGGACCTGGCGGAGCCCTGCGCCTTCCCGGAGCCGCCCTTCGAGGCGAAGGGCATGAAAGCCGCCGCGGGCGCGGTGGTGGTGGAGCCCGACGGCCGGGTGTGGGTGGTGGCGCCCAGCAATGCCTTCGGGGGCTACCAGGCCACCTTCCCCAAGGGCAAGGCCGACGGCATGGGCCTGCGCGCGACGGCCCTCAAGGAGGTCTTCGAGGAAGCGGGGCTCCAGGTGGAACTCGTCGCGCACCTGGTGGACGTCCCCCGCAGCACCTCCCGGACGCGCTACTACCTGGCGCGGCGGAAGGGCGGGACGCCCGCGGCCATGGGGTGGGAGAGCCAGGCGGTGCACCTGGCGCCCCCGTCCAGCCTGAAGGGCCTCCTCCACCACCCCAACGACGCGCCCATCCTGGAAGCCCTCCAGAAGGCCCATCCCCTTTCCTAG
- a CDS encoding MFS transporter, translated as MTTETRSSQDLGTERLLWGIVLGVVTFWLFAGTTGTIAPAILQDLNGPLPPGAKAWPHPALDPVFMNLAVSVTALFSGIFIVLFGGMADRVGRVKVALIGNGLGILGSLLIVCASGALALPLMLAGRAIQGLSAACIMPATMALVKTCWDGKARQRAVSMWSIGSWGGSGLASIFGGYMATLVGWRSIFLISIVISAVSYLLIRATPELKAQASGRHHRFDVPGVATFLVAMVALMVVLIFGSRLGWTRPATLGLAAVGALGLWAFVQVERKALNAFVDFRLFRNMTFTGATLSNFLLNGTIGLLIVSQQLLQVGGSLKASEAGLLTLGYALTIIAFIRLGEKLLQRFGPRRPMIWGSLIVAASCVLLLPTHLMLAQYRVLAAVAYALFGLGLAFYATPSTDAALANLPPDQAGSGAGIYKMASSLGGAIGAAVSLAIFTAFSGAKTGAGFMGEFLAMQGRQDNTAVRAAAFAALLFNLVMVLVAIGSIMLTVPRQPRLRDEA; from the coding sequence ATGACCACCGAAACCCGTTCCTCCCAGGACCTCGGCACCGAGCGGCTGCTCTGGGGCATCGTCCTCGGCGTCGTCACCTTCTGGCTTTTCGCCGGTACCACCGGGACCATCGCCCCGGCCATCCTCCAGGACCTCAACGGCCCCCTTCCCCCCGGCGCCAAGGCCTGGCCCCATCCCGCCCTGGACCCGGTCTTCATGAACCTGGCCGTGTCCGTGACGGCCCTCTTCTCCGGCATCTTCATCGTCCTCTTCGGGGGCATGGCCGACCGCGTCGGCCGGGTGAAGGTCGCGCTCATCGGCAACGGCCTGGGCATCCTGGGCTCCCTCCTGATCGTGTGCGCCTCGGGCGCCCTGGCCCTGCCGCTGATGCTGGCGGGCCGCGCCATCCAGGGGCTGTCCGCCGCCTGCATCATGCCCGCCACCATGGCCCTGGTGAAGACCTGCTGGGACGGCAAGGCCCGCCAGCGCGCCGTCTCCATGTGGTCCATCGGATCCTGGGGCGGTTCGGGCCTGGCCTCCATCTTCGGCGGCTACATGGCCACCCTCGTGGGCTGGCGCTCCATCTTCCTGATCTCCATCGTCATCTCCGCCGTCTCCTACCTGCTGATCCGCGCCACCCCCGAACTCAAGGCCCAGGCCTCCGGCAGGCACCACCGCTTCGACGTCCCGGGGGTGGCGACCTTCCTGGTGGCCATGGTCGCCCTGATGGTGGTCCTGATCTTCGGGAGCCGGCTGGGCTGGACCCGCCCCGCCACCCTGGGCCTGGCGGCGGTGGGGGCCCTGGGCCTCTGGGCCTTCGTCCAGGTCGAGCGCAAGGCCCTGAACGCCTTCGTGGACTTCCGCCTGTTCCGGAACATGACCTTCACGGGCGCCACCCTGTCCAACTTCCTCCTGAACGGCACCATCGGCCTGCTCATCGTCAGCCAGCAGCTCCTCCAGGTGGGGGGGAGCCTGAAGGCCTCCGAGGCCGGCCTGCTGACCCTCGGGTACGCCCTGACGATCATCGCCTTCATCCGCCTGGGCGAGAAGCTCCTGCAGCGCTTCGGCCCCCGCAGGCCCATGATCTGGGGCTCGCTGATCGTGGCCGCCTCCTGCGTCCTGCTCCTGCCCACCCACCTCATGCTGGCCCAGTACCGCGTCCTCGCCGCCGTGGCCTACGCGCTGTTCGGCCTCGGCCTCGCCTTCTACGCCACCCCCTCCACGGACGCCGCCCTGGCGAACCTCCCCCCCGACCAGGCCGGGTCCGGCGCGGGCATCTACAAGATGGCCTCGTCCCTCGGCGGGGCCATCGGGGCGGCCGTGTCCCTCGCCATCTTCACCGCCTTCAGCGGCGCGAAGACCGGGGCGGGCTTCATGGGCGAGTTCCTGGCGATGCAGGGGCGCCAGGACAACACCGCCGTCCGGGCCGCGGCCTTCGCCGCGCTCCTCTTCAACCTCGTCATGGTGCTGGTGGCCATCGGCTCCATCATGCTGACCGTGCCCCGGCAGCCCAGGCTCCGCGACGAGGCCTGA
- a CDS encoding amidohydrolase, with amino-acid sequence MNPFVDPLRPLIARVLPRVEALYKDFHQHPELSHQEARTGAVAAACLRDAGYRVVEQVGGTGVVGLLENGAGPTVMVRADMDALPIREQTGLAYAAACEGLNAKGEPVPVSHACGHDMHLAWALGAAQVLAGARDAWRGTVLVVLQPAEETGTGSQAMLDDGLVARFPRPDVIFGQHLLQYRAGTVACKAGQLLTAGDSLQVRFFGAGGHGGMPQNAIDPIVMASAAVLRLQALVAREVAPQAQAVVTVGEFHAGHAENIIPAEAVIKLNVRTTDLAVREHLLAAIRRVCIAEARASNAPRDPEFEPINNFPLTLNDAEVTRRVAEAFRAQFGDLLSEARPVGASEDFGRFGQAWGTPYCYWFVGGTSPEAYDAAAREGTLDALPGPHSPYWAPALDPTLRTGIETLLAAAGTWLAA; translated from the coding sequence ATGAACCCCTTCGTCGACCCTCTGCGGCCCCTCATCGCGCGGGTCCTGCCCCGCGTCGAAGCCCTGTACAAGGACTTCCACCAGCACCCTGAGCTGTCCCACCAGGAGGCGCGCACCGGCGCCGTCGCCGCCGCGTGCCTGCGCGACGCGGGTTACCGGGTGGTTGAGCAGGTGGGGGGCACCGGGGTGGTGGGCCTCCTGGAGAACGGCGCCGGCCCCACCGTCATGGTGCGGGCGGACATGGACGCCCTGCCCATCCGGGAGCAGACCGGCCTGGCCTACGCCGCCGCCTGCGAAGGCCTCAACGCCAAGGGCGAGCCCGTGCCCGTGTCCCATGCCTGTGGCCATGACATGCACCTGGCCTGGGCCCTGGGCGCGGCCCAGGTCCTGGCCGGGGCCAGGGATGCCTGGCGGGGCACCGTGCTGGTGGTCCTCCAGCCGGCGGAGGAGACCGGCACCGGCTCCCAGGCCATGCTCGACGACGGCCTGGTGGCGCGGTTTCCCCGTCCCGACGTGATCTTCGGGCAGCACCTGCTGCAGTACCGGGCCGGGACCGTCGCGTGCAAGGCCGGGCAGCTCCTGACCGCGGGCGACAGCCTCCAGGTCCGGTTCTTCGGGGCCGGCGGCCACGGCGGCATGCCCCAGAACGCCATCGACCCGATCGTGATGGCCTCCGCCGCCGTCCTCCGCCTCCAGGCCCTGGTGGCCCGGGAGGTCGCGCCCCAGGCCCAGGCCGTGGTGACGGTGGGCGAGTTCCACGCGGGGCACGCCGAGAACATCATCCCCGCCGAGGCCGTGATCAAGCTGAACGTCCGCACCACGGACCTCGCGGTCAGGGAGCACCTGCTCGCGGCCATCCGCCGCGTCTGCATCGCCGAGGCGAGGGCCTCCAACGCGCCCCGGGACCCCGAGTTCGAGCCGATCAACAACTTTCCCCTGACCCTCAACGACGCCGAGGTCACCCGGCGCGTGGCCGAGGCCTTCCGGGCCCAGTTCGGCGACCTCCTCTCGGAGGCCCGCCCCGTGGGCGCCAGCGAGGACTTCGGACGCTTCGGCCAGGCCTGGGGCACGCCCTACTGCTACTGGTTCGTGGGCGGCACCTCCCCCGAGGCCTACGACGCGGCGGCGCGGGAGGGCACCCTGGACGCCCTGCCCGGACCCCATTCCCCGTACTGGGCCCCGGCCCTGGACCCGACCCTGCGAACCGGCATCGAGACCCTCCTGGCCGCCGCCGGGACCTGGCTCGCCGCCTGA
- a CDS encoding LysR substrate-binding domain-containing protein: MKLHQLEAFRAAVETGSIRAAARRMSLSQSALTKALKELEQDLDTALIHRSVRGIQLTVDGRRLLARADLMLRQAALARAEIQQAKGADEGSVAVGVTPLVALTVLPHAVAAFRRTFKHVKLHVVEGLEGIALPGVRQGHLDFGVLVIAGEAVGEDLAFEHWFRASNAVVLREGHPCAGARRLKDLQDQEWLATSFGTHGLGTRLLGYFSEAGLPAPARILKCESVLSALSLVRNTDVITFMPMGLLDCPETQGIRAVALQDPPPPSDIGLITRVDVPLTPVARAFADLMKHQVARWCASPAGRKGCGKRGA; this comes from the coding sequence ATGAAGCTCCACCAACTCGAGGCCTTCCGCGCGGCCGTGGAAACGGGAAGCATCCGGGCCGCCGCCCGCCGCATGTCCCTGTCCCAGTCCGCCCTCACCAAGGCCCTCAAGGAACTGGAACAGGACCTGGACACCGCCCTGATCCACCGCAGCGTGCGAGGGATCCAGCTCACGGTGGACGGCAGGCGCCTGCTGGCCCGGGCTGACCTGATGCTCCGCCAGGCGGCCCTCGCCCGGGCCGAGATCCAGCAGGCCAAGGGCGCCGATGAAGGGAGCGTGGCGGTGGGCGTCACCCCCCTGGTGGCCCTGACCGTCCTGCCCCACGCCGTGGCCGCCTTTCGGCGCACCTTCAAGCACGTGAAACTGCACGTGGTGGAGGGCCTGGAGGGGATCGCCCTTCCGGGCGTCCGCCAGGGCCACCTGGATTTCGGCGTGCTCGTCATCGCCGGGGAGGCCGTGGGTGAGGACCTGGCCTTCGAACACTGGTTCAGGGCCTCCAACGCCGTGGTCCTGCGGGAGGGCCACCCCTGCGCCGGCGCCCGCCGCCTCAAGGACCTCCAGGACCAGGAGTGGCTCGCCACCAGCTTCGGCACCCACGGCCTGGGCACGCGCCTCCTCGGGTACTTCAGCGAGGCCGGCCTGCCTGCCCCCGCCCGCATCCTCAAGTGCGAATCCGTCCTTTCGGCCCTGAGCCTCGTGCGCAACACGGATGTCATCACCTTCATGCCCATGGGTCTGCTCGACTGCCCGGAAACCCAGGGGATCCGGGCGGTGGCCCTGCAGGACCCCCCGCCCCCCAGCGACATCGGCCTCATCACACGGGTGGACGTGCCCCTCACCCCCGTGGCCAGGGCCTTCGCCGACCTCATGAAGCACCAGGTCGCACGCTGGTGCGCCTCTCCTGCCGGCCGCAAGGGCTGCGGCAAGCGCGGCGCATGA
- a CDS encoding MFS transporter: protein MPAGGTGKGYVCPPSVLFGMCIAVSIYWLFALSMNPLVPSIARDLHLPLGVADPNLALAVSLAGLTAGICIMPMGGLADQFGRIRLTRIGLGVGLVGALLCGLAPSIGPLVAGRFFLGLSAAIVMPATLGLVKVYYGDAERPRAITYWSLATAGCASFSSLFGGILATHAGWRWAFLLAVPCILGAFFLLRSAPERKAPATGRRPFDGVGFSALILGLLALNLFISKGKAWGWTSLPTLGSLGLFALMLAIFIPNERRQAAPIADLSLFRSRAFTGAVVANLFVNSLLGVLVVIMIYLQKGRGLSAMQASLLTLGYALAVLALLRVGEKVARITGPRLPMMLGGLSLIGLVVPLACTFVQSNVLYFTWVFIGLAFLGVGLGLFMTPATTLAINEAPADKAALAGGIFKMGSSLGGAFGIAIHLAIFGAVLQSTGSLHAAARTSIAFGLVAAVLACLVPSFLTPTHAA from the coding sequence ATGCCGGCCGGGGGCACCGGGAAGGGATACGTTTGCCCCCCCAGCGTGCTGTTCGGGATGTGCATCGCCGTTTCCATCTATTGGCTCTTCGCCCTGTCCATGAATCCGCTGGTGCCGAGCATCGCCCGGGACCTCCACCTGCCCCTGGGCGTGGCGGACCCCAACCTGGCCCTGGCGGTCAGCTTGGCTGGATTGACGGCGGGCATCTGCATCATGCCCATGGGGGGGCTGGCCGACCAGTTCGGGCGCATCCGCCTGACCCGGATCGGCCTGGGCGTGGGCCTGGTCGGCGCGTTGCTTTGCGGCCTGGCACCCAGCATCGGGCCGCTGGTGGCCGGGCGGTTCTTCCTGGGGCTGTCGGCGGCCATCGTCATGCCCGCCACCCTCGGCCTGGTGAAGGTTTATTACGGCGATGCCGAGCGGCCCCGGGCCATCACGTACTGGTCCCTGGCCACGGCCGGCTGCGCCAGTTTCTCGAGCCTCTTCGGGGGCATCCTGGCCACCCACGCGGGCTGGCGCTGGGCCTTCCTCCTGGCCGTCCCCTGCATCCTGGGGGCCTTCTTCCTGCTCCGGTCCGCGCCGGAGCGGAAGGCCCCGGCCACGGGCCGGCGGCCCTTCGATGGGGTCGGGTTCTCGGCCCTCATTCTCGGCCTCCTGGCGCTGAACCTCTTCATCAGCAAGGGCAAGGCCTGGGGCTGGACGAGCCTGCCCACCCTGGGCAGCCTCGGCCTCTTCGCCCTGATGCTGGCGATCTTCATCCCGAACGAACGGCGCCAGGCCGCTCCCATCGCCGATCTCTCCCTGTTCCGCAGCCGGGCCTTCACCGGGGCGGTGGTCGCCAACCTGTTCGTCAATTCCCTCCTGGGGGTGCTGGTCGTGATCATGATCTACCTGCAGAAGGGCCGGGGCCTGTCCGCCATGCAGGCGAGCCTCCTGACCTTGGGCTACGCCTTGGCGGTGCTGGCCCTGCTGCGGGTCGGCGAGAAGGTGGCCCGGATCACCGGCCCCCGCCTGCCCATGATGCTGGGCGGCCTCAGCCTCATCGGCCTGGTGGTTCCCCTCGCCTGTACGTTCGTTCAGAGCAATGTGCTCTATTTCACCTGGGTCTTCATCGGCCTCGCCTTCCTGGGCGTGGGGCTGGGCCTCTTCATGACCCCGGCAACGACCCTGGCCATCAACGAGGCGCCCGCGGACAAGGCGGCCCTCGCCGGCGGGATCTTCAAGATGGGCAGCTCCCTGGGCGGCGCCTTCGGCATCGCCATCCACCTGGCCATTTTCGGCGCGGTCCTGCAGAGCACCGGCAGCCTCCACGCGGCGGCCCGGACCAGCATCGCCTTCGGCCTGGTGGCCGCGGTCCTGGCCTGCCTCGTCCCCAGCTTCCTCACCCCCACCCACGCCGCGTGA
- a CDS encoding porin, translating to MKRLPALLLCAGLPALAQAPANPLSIATDAFSATLYGLLDAGVGYMPHSLNWDGTLPPSTAPVALTGRKAVFGMFAGGVSQSRWGIRASADLGGGWKAIAHLEACLVGTSGVVGNSAVGLASNTALGPGWAGDSAVNNQLFARACYAGVSSERYGTLTFGRNISLMMENAVAYDPLGAAQLFSPLGFSGTYGGGGSTEQSRVDSSLKYKVRLGAFNLGALYKFGNVAGAPGAQSGIQANAGYERGPLGLQVSYQASQDAFALGSPNGTTQPLGTVVATAFDTASWMANLKYGFGPVTLKAGYQRLTYTNPSHPVEDQALDSLFSVLIAKPVNVTRYANGARKLNVTWLGGSWDATSRLVVQAAVYHVDQNDHSGGNPIASAKHGTSRYVSVLVDYRITRRFEVYAGHMGNEASGGMAIPGCYTTNGLTGVGFRFAF from the coding sequence ATGAAGCGCCTTCCCGCCCTCCTGCTCTGCGCCGGCCTGCCCGCCCTGGCCCAGGCCCCCGCGAACCCCCTGTCGATCGCCACCGACGCGTTCTCCGCCACCCTCTACGGGCTCCTGGACGCCGGGGTGGGCTACATGCCCCACAGCCTCAACTGGGATGGCACCTTGCCGCCGAGCACCGCGCCGGTGGCCCTGACGGGCCGCAAGGCGGTCTTCGGCATGTTCGCCGGCGGCGTCTCCCAGTCCCGGTGGGGCATCCGGGCCTCCGCGGACCTGGGCGGCGGCTGGAAGGCCATCGCCCACCTGGAAGCCTGCCTCGTGGGCACCTCCGGGGTGGTGGGCAACTCCGCCGTCGGCCTGGCCAGCAACACGGCCCTGGGTCCCGGCTGGGCGGGGGATTCCGCCGTGAACAACCAGCTCTTCGCCCGCGCCTGCTATGCGGGCGTCAGTTCGGAGCGCTACGGCACCCTCACCTTCGGGCGCAACATCAGCCTGATGATGGAGAACGCGGTGGCCTACGATCCCCTCGGCGCGGCCCAGCTGTTCTCGCCCCTGGGCTTCTCGGGCACGTACGGGGGCGGCGGCTCCACGGAGCAGTCGCGGGTGGACAGCAGCCTGAAGTACAAGGTCAGGCTCGGCGCCTTCAACCTGGGGGCCCTGTACAAGTTCGGCAACGTGGCCGGCGCGCCGGGGGCGCAGAGCGGGATCCAGGCCAATGCGGGCTACGAGCGGGGCCCCCTGGGCCTCCAGGTCAGCTACCAGGCCTCCCAGGACGCCTTCGCCCTGGGCAGCCCCAACGGCACCACCCAGCCGCTGGGCACGGTGGTGGCCACGGCCTTCGACACGGCCTCCTGGATGGCGAACCTCAAGTACGGCTTCGGTCCCGTCACCCTGAAGGCCGGGTACCAGCGCCTCACGTACACGAACCCCAGCCATCCCGTGGAGGACCAGGCCCTGGACAGCCTGTTCTCCGTGCTCATCGCCAAGCCGGTCAACGTCACCCGGTACGCCAACGGCGCCCGCAAGCTGAACGTCACGTGGCTGGGCGGGTCCTGGGACGCGACGTCCAGGCTCGTGGTCCAGGCCGCCGTCTACCACGTCGACCAGAACGATCATTCCGGCGGGAACCCCATCGCCTCCGCCAAGCACGGGACGTCCAGGTACGTGTCGGTGCTCGTGGACTACCGCATCACCCGGCGGTTCGAGGTCTACGCCGGCCACATGGGCAACGAGGCCTCGGGCGGCATGGCGATCCCGGGCTGCTACACCACCAACGGCCTCACCGGCGTGGGGTTCCGCTTCGCTTTCTAG
- a CDS encoding alpha/beta fold hydrolase, whose protein sequence is MFRDRIRSEGTGRGLVCLHGLGGSGKVWEPLRSDLARDHQVVCLDLPGHGGTPLRQPRVDLEDLADATAAAVDRLDLPDPVLVGHSLGGYIAALAVRRHPACARALVLIDQTFRLEAPLPPAALAAVARDPEPVLRVMLGSRAASPAQGRARVAEALAVGPEVLLGYLASLGRGEGAELAAGLTVPVLVCVRQAPEPGSRAFRAWMAAQGLDRIPRVAVAVFAGAGHWIMLDRPRSLAGAIRELEARLASAPRPGPPRGGSPRRW, encoded by the coding sequence ATGTTCCGGGATCGGATCAGGAGCGAGGGGACGGGGCGAGGGCTGGTGTGCCTCCATGGGCTCGGCGGGAGCGGGAAGGTGTGGGAACCGCTCCGCTCCGACCTGGCCCGGGACCATCAGGTCGTTTGCCTGGATTTGCCGGGGCATGGGGGGACGCCCCTGCGGCAGCCCCGCGTGGACCTGGAGGACCTGGCGGACGCGACGGCGGCGGCGGTGGACCGGTTGGACCTCCCGGATCCGGTGCTCGTCGGCCATTCCCTGGGCGGGTACATCGCGGCCCTGGCCGTGCGGCGGCACCCCGCCTGCGCCCGGGCCCTCGTGCTGATCGACCAGACGTTCCGCCTCGAGGCCCCCCTCCCGCCGGCGGCCCTGGCCGCCGTCGCCCGGGACCCGGAGCCGGTCCTGCGGGTGATGCTCGGCAGCAGGGCCGCTTCCCCCGCCCAGGGGCGGGCGCGGGTCGCCGAGGCGCTGGCGGTGGGCCCCGAAGTGCTGCTGGGCTACCTGGCGAGCCTGGGGCGCGGGGAGGGGGCGGAGCTCGCCGCCGGCCTGACCGTGCCCGTCCTGGTCTGCGTCCGGCAGGCGCCCGAACCGGGGTCCCGGGCCTTCCGCGCCTGGATGGCGGCCCAGGGCCTGGACCGGATACCTCGGGTCGCCGTGGCGGTTTTCGCGGGCGCCGGGCATTGGATCATGCTGGACCGCCCCCGCTCCCTGGCGGGGGCCATCCGGGAACTGGAGGCGCGGCTGGCTAGCGCGCCGCGGCCAGGGCCGCCTCGAGGGGGGTCTCCTCGCCGGTGGTGA